One part of the Denticeps clupeoides chromosome 8, fDenClu1.1, whole genome shotgun sequence genome encodes these proteins:
- the sdhaf4 gene encoding succinate dehydrogenase assembly factor 4, mitochondrial, with amino-acid sequence MALWCATGRLLTKGAVAKVTFPACSRPTSRVAEDKEPLRKAKTPQGRFDVDEKETAATKDVLERFPDDVNPYTKEKGGPRGPEPTRYGDWERKGRCIDF; translated from the exons ATGGCCCTGTGGTGCGCAACAGGGCGTTTATTAACCAAAGGCGCCGTTGCAAAGGTGACGTTCCCAG CATGTTCCAGGCCGACCAGCCGCGTCGCGGAGGACAAGGAGCCGCTCCGGAAAGCCAAAACCCCGCAGGGGCGCTTCGATGTGGACGAGAAAGAAACGGCGGCGACGAAGGACGTGCTTGAAA gaTTCCCAGATGACGTGAACCCTTACACAAAAGAGAAAGGAGGACCAAGAGGCCCGGAGCCAACTCGATATGGAGACTGGGAAAGAAAGGGCCGGTGCATTGACTTTTAG